A stretch of Vibrio maritimus DNA encodes these proteins:
- the uvrA gene encoding excinuclease ABC subunit UvrA, whose product MDKIEVRGARTHNLKNVNLTIPRDKLTVITGLSGSGKSSLAFDTLYAEGQRRYVESLSAYARQFLSLMEKPDVDHIEGLSPAISIEQKSTSHNPRSTVGTITEVYDYLRLLYARVGEPRCPTHKVPLAAQTVSQMVDKVLELPEGSKMMLLAPIVKERKGEHVKTLENLAAQGFIRARIDGETCDLSDPPTLELHKKHTIEVVVDRFKVRENLQQRLAESFETALELSGGIVGVAWMDEPEKEDIIFSANFACPYCGYSLQELEPRLFSFNNPAGACHTCDGLGVQQYFDPDRVIVDENLSIADGAIRGWDQKNYYYFQMLTSLAKHYDFDLFAPFKSLPKKIKDVVLTGSGRTEIEFNYVNDRGDIRVKRHPFEGILNTLERRYRDTESNSVREDLAKYISTKSCGTCGGTRLREEARNVFVDDTTLPEIVEMSISEAMAFFQSLKLEGQRAQIAEKVMKEINDRLHFLVNVGLNYLNLSRSAETLSGGEAQRIRLASQIGAGLVGVMYVLDEPSIGLHQRDNERLLNTLTHLRDLGNTVLVVEHDEDAIRTADHVIDIGPGAGVHGGSVVAEGTIDDIIASEQSLTGQYLSGKREIAIPENRTPMDPKKVVTLQGATGNNLKNVDLTVPVGLFSCITGVSGSGKSTLINDTFFKIAHTQLNGATTAEPSPYKKIEGLEHFDKVIDIDQSPIGRTPRSNPATYTGIFTPIRELFAGTQEARSRGYKPGRFSFNVRGGRCEACQGDGVIKVEMHFLPDVYVPCDVCKGKRYNRETLEVRYKGKTIDEVLQMTVEDAREFFDPVPVIARKLQTLMDVGLSYIRLGQAATTLSGGEAQRVKLARELSKRDTGKTLYILDEPTTGLHFHDIELLLSVLHRLRDHGNTVVVIEHNLDVIKTSDWIIDLGPEGGQGGGEIIAEGTPETVSQVEGSHTARFLKPMLKG is encoded by the coding sequence ATGGACAAGATCGAAGTTAGGGGCGCCCGCACCCATAACCTTAAAAACGTCAATCTCACAATTCCTCGCGACAAACTTACCGTTATCACAGGTCTCTCTGGCTCAGGCAAATCATCTCTTGCTTTTGATACCCTATATGCAGAAGGTCAGCGTCGCTATGTAGAGTCCTTGTCCGCTTATGCAAGACAGTTCCTTTCACTCATGGAAAAACCGGATGTTGACCACATCGAAGGTCTGTCACCTGCTATTTCCATTGAACAAAAGTCCACCTCTCACAATCCACGCTCAACCGTGGGTACCATTACTGAGGTCTATGACTATTTGCGATTGCTGTACGCTCGAGTTGGCGAACCGCGTTGCCCTACCCACAAAGTACCACTGGCCGCTCAAACTGTAAGCCAGATGGTCGATAAGGTGTTGGAGCTTCCTGAAGGCTCCAAGATGATGTTGCTGGCACCTATTGTTAAGGAGCGTAAAGGGGAACACGTTAAAACCTTAGAGAACCTCGCCGCTCAGGGCTTTATTCGTGCTCGTATCGATGGTGAAACTTGCGATCTCTCTGATCCGCCGACTCTAGAGCTCCATAAAAAGCACACAATCGAGGTCGTTGTGGATCGCTTCAAGGTACGCGAAAACCTTCAGCAACGTCTGGCTGAATCTTTCGAGACGGCACTTGAGCTCTCTGGTGGCATCGTTGGCGTCGCTTGGATGGATGAGCCGGAGAAAGAAGACATCATCTTCTCAGCGAACTTTGCTTGCCCATATTGTGGCTACAGCTTACAAGAGCTAGAACCTAGATTGTTCTCATTCAACAATCCAGCGGGCGCTTGTCACACCTGTGACGGACTCGGTGTGCAGCAGTACTTCGATCCTGACCGTGTCATCGTAGATGAAAACCTCAGCATTGCAGACGGGGCAATCCGTGGGTGGGATCAGAAAAACTACTACTATTTCCAGATGTTAACGTCGCTGGCAAAGCATTATGACTTTGATCTGTTTGCGCCGTTTAAATCACTCCCTAAGAAAATTAAAGACGTCGTATTAACCGGCTCTGGACGCACTGAGATCGAGTTCAACTACGTCAATGATCGCGGTGATATCCGCGTCAAACGTCATCCATTCGAAGGGATCTTGAACACCCTAGAGCGTCGCTATCGCGATACAGAATCAAACTCGGTTCGTGAAGATCTGGCTAAGTACATCTCTACCAAGTCTTGTGGAACGTGTGGCGGAACTCGCTTGCGTGAAGAGGCGCGCAATGTCTTTGTCGACGATACGACACTGCCAGAGATCGTTGAGATGAGTATCAGCGAAGCGATGGCTTTCTTCCAGTCACTCAAGCTAGAGGGTCAGCGAGCTCAAATCGCCGAAAAGGTAATGAAGGAGATCAACGACAGACTCCATTTCCTCGTCAACGTCGGCTTGAACTACCTTAACCTATCTCGCAGCGCTGAAACCTTATCTGGTGGTGAAGCTCAGCGTATTCGTTTGGCCAGCCAAATTGGTGCGGGCCTAGTTGGGGTAATGTATGTACTGGATGAGCCTTCCATTGGTCTCCATCAGCGTGATAACGAACGCCTGCTTAATACCTTGACCCACCTAAGGGATCTCGGCAACACAGTTCTCGTGGTTGAACATGATGAAGATGCCATTCGTACAGCCGATCATGTGATTGATATCGGTCCTGGTGCTGGGGTTCATGGAGGCTCAGTAGTTGCTGAAGGCACGATTGACGATATCATTGCATCAGAACAATCCCTTACCGGTCAATATCTGAGTGGTAAGCGCGAGATCGCAATCCCTGAAAATCGCACCCCTATGGATCCGAAAAAAGTAGTCACGCTACAAGGCGCGACGGGTAACAACCTGAAAAATGTTGACCTTACGGTACCAGTCGGTCTGTTTAGCTGTATTACTGGGGTGTCGGGTTCCGGTAAATCAACGCTGATTAACGATACCTTCTTTAAGATCGCCCACACCCAACTCAATGGTGCTACGACTGCAGAGCCGTCACCGTATAAGAAAATTGAAGGGCTTGAGCATTTTGACAAGGTCATTGATATCGACCAAAGCCCTATCGGTCGAACGCCACGTTCAAACCCAGCAACCTATACCGGTATCTTCACGCCAATCCGTGAGCTGTTTGCAGGCACACAGGAAGCCCGCTCACGCGGCTATAAGCCAGGGCGCTTTAGCTTTAACGTGCGAGGTGGCCGCTGCGAAGCATGTCAGGGTGATGGCGTCATCAAGGTAGAGATGCACTTCCTTCCTGATGTATACGTGCCTTGTGATGTGTGTAAAGGCAAGCGATACAACCGTGAAACACTGGAAGTTCGCTATAAAGGCAAAACGATTGACGAAGTTCTACAGATGACCGTCGAGGACGCAAGAGAGTTCTTCGACCCTGTTCCTGTCATCGCCAGAAAACTACAAACCTTGATGGATGTGGGCCTGTCGTACATCCGTTTAGGTCAAGCAGCAACTACGCTGTCTGGTGGTGAAGCACAACGTGTGAAGCTAGCAAGAGAGCTGTCTAAACGCGATACGGGTAAAACCTTGTATATCTTGGATGAGCCGACAACGGGTCTGCACTTCCACGATATCGAATTATTGTTGTCGGTACTGCACCGTTTACGCGACCACGGCAATACCGTTGTGGTGATTGAACACAACCTTGATGTCATCAAGACCTCAGATTGGATCATCGATTTAGGCCCAGAAGGCGGACAAGGCGGTGGTGAAATCATCGCAGAAGGCACGCCAGAAACTGTGTCCCAAGTCGAAGGTTCTCACACAGCACGCTTCCTAAAACCTATGCTAAAAGGTTAA
- the galU gene encoding UTP--glucose-1-phosphate uridylyltransferase GalU, giving the protein MIKKCLFPAAGYGTRFLPATKSMPKEMMPVVNKPLIEYGVEEAIQAGMDGMCIVTGRGKHSIMDHFDKNYELEHQISGTNKEELLVDIRDIIDSAHFTYIRQREMKGLGHAILTGRELVGDEPFAVVLADDLCVNEDQGVLAQMVALYKQFRCSIVAVQEVPEDETHKYGVISGEMIKDDLFRVDDMVEKPEQGTAPSNLAIIGRYILTPDIFELIEQTEPGKGGEIQITDALLKQAKAGCVLAYKFKGKRFDCGSVEGYIEATNYCFENLYLKDEKASELGKHATKKA; this is encoded by the coding sequence ATGATCAAAAAGTGCCTATTTCCAGCAGCGGGCTATGGAACACGCTTCCTACCGGCAACTAAATCGATGCCTAAGGAAATGATGCCAGTCGTTAACAAACCTTTGATTGAATATGGTGTGGAAGAAGCCATTCAAGCAGGTATGGACGGTATGTGTATCGTTACTGGACGTGGCAAACACTCGATCATGGATCACTTTGACAAGAACTACGAGCTTGAACACCAGATCAGTGGTACCAATAAAGAGGAACTTCTGGTCGATATTCGCGACATCATCGACTCTGCGCATTTCACCTACATTCGCCAACGCGAAATGAAAGGCCTTGGTCATGCGATTCTTACAGGTCGTGAACTGGTTGGTGACGAACCGTTTGCTGTAGTCCTTGCCGATGACTTGTGTGTTAATGAGGACCAAGGCGTACTCGCACAAATGGTTGCACTATATAAGCAGTTCCGCTGCTCTATTGTTGCCGTGCAAGAAGTGCCAGAAGATGAAACACACAAGTACGGCGTTATCTCTGGTGAGATGATCAAAGACGATTTATTCCGTGTTGACGACATGGTTGAAAAACCAGAGCAAGGCACAGCGCCAAGCAACCTAGCGATCATCGGTCGCTACATCCTAACCCCAGATATCTTTGAGCTTATTGAGCAAACAGAACCTGGCAAAGGCGGTGAAATCCAAATCACTGACGCCCTTCTTAAACAAGCAAAAGCAGGCTGCGTTCTCGCTTACAAATTTAAGGGCAAGCGTTTTGACTGCGGAAGCGTAGAAGGCTACATCGAAGCAACCAACTACTGCTTCGAAAACCTTTACCTAAAAGATGAAAAAGCCTCTGAGCTGGGTAAGCACGCGACTAAAAAAGCTTAA
- a CDS encoding LuxR C-terminal-related transcriptional regulator, translating into MRKNSYKRTIQHVSFGKDPEVTQRVSELSNLCINSIETITPNDLLNVASGPRNRILLFDYEESLDLFKQVLNLPLASKNFETILINVPHRLTTEEILKYGHIKGLFYTHEDAGKITYGFGEIINGKNWLPRDVASQLIHHYRYVVSANTSTTVVDLTSREIEILRCLQSGASNLEISEDLYITESTVKSHLYQVFRKLSVKNRLQAIAWANQHLLS; encoded by the coding sequence ATGAGAAAAAATAGCTATAAGCGAACCATACAACACGTCAGTTTTGGGAAAGATCCAGAAGTCACACAGCGCGTAAGTGAGCTGTCCAATCTATGCATCAACAGTATCGAAACCATTACTCCGAACGACTTGCTCAATGTCGCGTCGGGACCCAGAAATCGCATCCTTCTTTTTGATTATGAAGAATCGCTAGACCTATTCAAACAAGTGCTAAATCTCCCCCTTGCCAGCAAAAATTTTGAGACGATTCTCATCAACGTTCCTCACAGGTTAACCACTGAAGAGATTCTCAAATATGGTCACATCAAAGGGCTTTTCTACACCCATGAGGATGCAGGTAAGATTACCTATGGGTTTGGCGAGATCATCAATGGAAAAAACTGGTTACCGCGAGACGTGGCGAGCCAACTTATACACCATTATCGCTATGTCGTTTCAGCGAATACCTCTACCACAGTGGTAGATTTAACCTCACGAGAGATAGAAATATTACGCTGCTTGCAATCAGGTGCGAGTAATCTCGAAATCTCAGAAGATTTATACATAACGGAGTCGACGGTAAAGTCTCATTTGTATCAAGTTTTTAGAAAGCTATCGGTCAAAAACAGGCTCCAAGCTATTGCCTGGGCAAACCAACACTTGCTGTCATAA
- a CDS encoding single-stranded DNA-binding protein: protein MASRGVNKVILVGNLGNDPEIRYMPNGGAVANITIATSESWRDKATGEQREKTEWHRVALFGKLAEVAGEYLRKGSQVYIEGQLQTRKWQDQNGQDRYTTEVVVQGFNGVMQMLGGRQGGGAPMQGGMNQGGMQQQAPQQQGWGQPQQPAVQQPAQQKPAQQQPQYNEPPMDFDDDIPF, encoded by the coding sequence ATGGCAAGCCGTGGAGTAAACAAAGTCATTCTAGTGGGTAACTTAGGTAACGACCCAGAAATTCGTTACATGCCAAACGGCGGTGCCGTGGCGAATATTACAATCGCGACTTCTGAATCGTGGCGTGATAAGGCGACTGGCGAACAGCGCGAAAAAACTGAGTGGCACCGTGTTGCACTATTCGGCAAGCTGGCAGAAGTGGCTGGCGAGTACTTGAGAAAAGGTTCTCAAGTGTACATCGAAGGTCAACTACAGACTCGTAAGTGGCAAGACCAAAATGGTCAAGACCGCTACACAACAGAGGTTGTGGTTCAAGGCTTTAACGGTGTTATGCAGATGCTAGGCGGCCGTCAAGGCGGCGGTGCTCCAATGCAGGGTGGTATGAACCAAGGCGGTATGCAGCAGCAAGCTCCACAACAACAAGGTTGGGGCCAGCCACAGCAGCCTGCAGTTCAGCAGCCAGCACAGCAAAAACCTGCTCAACAGCAGCCACAATACAATGAACCACCAATGGATTTCGACGACGACATCCCATTTTAA
- the csrD gene encoding RNase E specificity factor CsrD, whose protein sequence is MRQTPTLKLSTRLVAFVTVIVMSAVFILFVGGTLSIKRMGQEYLNHHLAGIVKVIDKELEDPDAAYMMQRWMPKMLQASNIIEMQLLSSAGIVYRYKNTSPTIDRTIVYKQSFELERNEGYRVEFVALPPYLDVRYSIEAMWSVTLAFGLIVFCLMQGVKWLRQQLVGSELLEERGRMILGGRVEQYAKGDEREWPYTASEALDILIEELQDARQERSRFDTFIRTQTFLDPLTGSANRMLFDSKLESALQESGAQGGVILFRIEDWEQAQEKLGKSAADDFLIEVGEVLSQSIQKYPDAIFSRYYDADFAIFIPHQSSKDVANLASQCIRQMEKAPPPAPLDEDNWCHIGVSMYSEGERRGRIMEEAETALKSAQLQRVNNWSRFQKQAQPFDERGSVRWRTLFDKALLPENLLIYAQPCYLYEKGKELNTIHKELFARIDDPERGTVKASRFHSALLQVGYEANFDRAVLGKLFRSIKQDKITLPVSINVYVVPFANKNYFKWFRDELLQLPVGVRKQLSFEFSEARLVQHLDYIRPVVKMLSGLGCTVIVGQAGRSIVSTHYIKDLKVDYLKLHRSLVKRIDQRDENQLFVRSMVGACGDAPTKVIAVGVETKKEWHTLIDLGVTGGQGRYFAAETQLLPEVKAKAATIKPGRRNRWKRS, encoded by the coding sequence ATGAGGCAAACTCCCACTCTCAAGCTGAGCACGCGCTTAGTCGCTTTTGTCACTGTGATCGTGATGAGTGCGGTTTTTATTCTCTTTGTCGGTGGCACTTTGTCGATTAAGCGAATGGGACAAGAGTATTTAAATCACCACTTAGCAGGGATTGTTAAGGTGATAGATAAAGAGCTTGAGGACCCAGATGCAGCGTACATGATGCAGCGCTGGATGCCCAAAATGCTTCAGGCAAGTAATATCATAGAGATGCAGCTGCTCTCATCAGCCGGTATTGTCTACCGATATAAGAATACTTCGCCAACCATAGACAGAACCATTGTCTACAAGCAAAGCTTTGAACTCGAGAGAAATGAAGGCTACCGCGTAGAATTTGTCGCCTTACCCCCTTATTTAGATGTTCGCTATTCGATAGAAGCCATGTGGTCGGTGACGCTGGCATTTGGCTTGATTGTATTTTGCTTAATGCAAGGTGTGAAATGGCTGCGGCAGCAGTTAGTCGGTTCTGAGCTTCTCGAAGAGCGGGGGCGTATGATCCTCGGTGGGCGTGTTGAACAATACGCTAAAGGGGATGAGCGAGAGTGGCCATACACCGCCAGTGAAGCGCTGGATATCTTAATCGAAGAGCTTCAGGATGCACGCCAAGAGCGTAGTCGATTTGATACCTTCATTAGGACTCAAACCTTCCTCGACCCATTGACTGGCAGCGCCAATCGGATGCTTTTTGATAGCAAGCTAGAGTCAGCTTTGCAAGAAAGTGGCGCTCAGGGTGGTGTCATCTTATTCCGTATTGAGGACTGGGAACAGGCGCAGGAAAAGTTAGGTAAGTCCGCTGCCGATGACTTCTTGATTGAGGTCGGCGAGGTATTGTCTCAATCGATTCAAAAATACCCAGATGCCATATTCTCTCGTTACTACGATGCAGACTTTGCCATTTTTATTCCACACCAAAGCAGTAAGGATGTTGCGAATCTGGCGAGCCAGTGTATCCGCCAAATGGAGAAGGCACCGCCACCTGCGCCTCTTGATGAAGATAATTGGTGTCATATCGGGGTGAGTATGTACTCCGAAGGGGAGCGTCGAGGACGTATCATGGAAGAGGCGGAAACGGCCCTTAAGAGCGCTCAATTGCAGCGAGTCAATAACTGGAGCCGATTCCAAAAGCAAGCCCAGCCGTTTGATGAGCGTGGTAGTGTCCGCTGGAGAACCTTATTTGATAAAGCCTTGTTGCCTGAGAATTTGTTGATCTATGCTCAGCCCTGTTATCTGTACGAGAAAGGCAAAGAGCTGAATACGATTCACAAGGAGCTGTTTGCCAGAATCGATGATCCAGAGAGAGGAACGGTGAAGGCATCCCGATTCCACTCGGCACTGCTTCAAGTCGGGTATGAGGCAAACTTTGATAGAGCAGTACTGGGCAAGCTATTTAGAAGTATCAAGCAAGACAAGATTACGTTACCCGTTTCGATTAATGTCTACGTGGTGCCGTTTGCCAACAAGAACTACTTCAAGTGGTTCAGAGATGAGTTACTGCAACTACCGGTCGGCGTCAGAAAGCAATTGAGCTTTGAATTCTCAGAGGCTCGCTTAGTGCAGCATCTCGACTATATTCGCCCTGTGGTCAAAATGCTTTCTGGTCTCGGGTGCACCGTGATCGTTGGGCAAGCGGGACGTTCGATTGTCAGCACGCACTACATAAAGGATTTAAAAGTCGACTACCTCAAATTGCATCGCAGCCTAGTGAAACGCATTGATCAGCGAGATGAAAACCAGCTCTTCGTGCGAAGTATGGTTGGTGCATGCGGTGATGCCCCAACCAAGGTGATTGCGGTTGGTGTGGAAACTAAGAAAGAGTGGCACACATTGATAGATCTGGGCGTTACTGGGGGACAGGGGCGTTATTTCGCTGCTGAGACTCAGTTGCTGCCAGAAGTTAAAGCGAAAGCGGCGACGATCAAACCTGGACGCAGAAATCGCTGGAAGCGCTCTTAG
- the bcsG gene encoding cellulose biosynthesis protein BcsG → MHSTKPIVSISLGWWTLYFALKLALYASDTLNFSPLYNFSLLCFIAIPLRSRWINIARHSVAIVLALLLLHHDSYLPPIERLFSQWDLVSQFDSAYLFALAKDFVSVDFLLLGFVLFVAYLYLNQILRLSTFVVLGMIVASIPSSFWQVSFTTASPLEKTEVQPAGISPETPQVAIDTSSEGLTNYIGQFFNQQASKTSTLTSIDALAEQPNFDILFLSVCSLAWDDLEFSGNIDHPIFKEFDILFKKFNSATSYSGPAVLRILRANCGQQSHADLFNDNLTQQCSLFDQLARLGFRKEVFMNHDGKFDGFNKHIANNIGSFSPAVDIETMSPSQYAFDGTKIYSDEQILSQWEQLSHDKPTVSLYNTISIHDGNRVVGQSGSRLVTYKRQQKILLDELYAFFQSLKESKRNVVVVLLPEHGAAVRGDRMQISGMREIPTKAITNVPVGIKFFGNATIDNRAQLDVEEPVSFLALSDLLANIVTSDMYQGKSTSLASLTQGLPTTPVISQNSGTTMLEVDGKQFYSFDDQSWTEYRPRSN, encoded by the coding sequence TCCCTAGGCTGGTGGACACTCTACTTTGCGCTGAAGCTGGCCTTATACGCCAGTGATACATTGAATTTTTCTCCTTTGTACAACTTCAGCTTGCTTTGCTTTATCGCGATCCCTCTTCGCTCTCGTTGGATCAACATAGCTAGACACAGTGTTGCCATCGTATTGGCACTGCTTTTACTCCATCATGACTCCTATTTACCACCAATAGAACGCTTGTTTAGCCAATGGGATCTTGTCAGTCAATTTGATAGCGCTTACCTTTTTGCTTTGGCAAAAGATTTTGTCTCGGTCGACTTTTTGTTGCTCGGCTTTGTCCTATTTGTGGCTTACCTTTATCTCAATCAGATCTTACGTCTATCGACATTCGTGGTCTTGGGTATGATCGTAGCGTCTATTCCAAGTTCGTTCTGGCAAGTCTCCTTCACGACCGCCTCTCCACTGGAAAAGACTGAAGTTCAGCCCGCAGGAATATCGCCAGAGACACCGCAAGTGGCGATAGATACTTCATCAGAGGGGCTCACCAACTACATTGGTCAGTTTTTCAATCAGCAAGCATCAAAAACCTCGACACTAACCAGTATTGATGCACTTGCAGAGCAGCCTAACTTCGACATTTTATTTCTCAGTGTTTGTTCACTGGCCTGGGACGATTTGGAGTTCTCTGGCAACATCGATCATCCGATATTTAAAGAGTTCGACATTCTATTTAAGAAGTTTAACTCTGCCACGTCGTATAGTGGCCCTGCCGTTTTGAGGATCTTGCGGGCTAACTGTGGTCAGCAATCTCACGCAGACCTGTTCAATGATAATCTCACTCAACAGTGCTCACTGTTCGATCAACTCGCTCGCCTTGGATTCAGAAAAGAGGTTTTCATGAACCACGATGGCAAGTTTGATGGTTTCAATAAACACATTGCCAACAACATCGGTAGCTTCTCACCGGCCGTCGATATAGAGACGATGTCGCCGTCGCAATACGCATTTGATGGCACCAAGATATACAGCGATGAACAGATTCTCTCGCAATGGGAGCAACTTTCACACGACAAACCGACAGTGAGCCTCTACAACACGATCAGCATTCACGATGGTAACCGCGTTGTTGGTCAATCTGGCTCTCGCTTGGTCACCTACAAACGCCAGCAGAAAATACTGCTGGATGAATTGTATGCCTTCTTCCAATCACTTAAAGAGAGCAAGCGAAACGTGGTTGTCGTATTGCTTCCGGAGCATGGCGCAGCCGTTCGCGGTGACCGTATGCAGATATCAGGAATGAGAGAAATTCCAACAAAAGCAATCACTAATGTGCCTGTTGGTATTAAGTTTTTTGGTAACGCGACTATTGACAACCGTGCTCAATTAGATGTCGAAGAACCCGTTAGCTTCTTAGCTCTTAGCGATCTTCTTGCCAATATCGTCACGAGTGACATGTACCAAGGTAAGTCGACATCACTTGCATCGCTTACCCAAGGTCTGCCGACAACACCAGTCATCTCTCAGAACTCAGGAACCACCATGCTCGAAGTAGATGGTAAGCAGTTCTATAGCTTTGACGATCAATCTTGGACTGAGTACAGACCCCGCAGTAATTAA